CCTTCGGTCCCTGGGCCAGGTAACCCGTTGCCAGGACTCCCGCCAACATCCTCGACTCAGCACTTCCCAGCGTCGGCATCGAATGCTTAATATGCATATAATCAGTGCCTATCCGTACTTATCTTTGATTTCTAAATTATCTATATTATCCGCGTCTATCCGTGTTAATCTGTGGCTCTGCATTTACCACACGAACCGGTAGCACATAAACGCCTCGGCCGCTTCGACCGATATCTCCTTGCCGCGCAAGCGCACCAGCGTCTCCAGCGTTTCCATACTGCAATGATGCAAATGGTCCTTCAACTGCGACTTGTGGTGCGACAGCGCCCTGAGCTTCTGGTCCATATAATCGGATATATCGATGTAAAAGTTAGGATGGAACTTCTCGTATTCCACGTTCCAGAACAGGGTCGGGTTGTCGTAAGACAGGACTATCGGCGGAAAATACTTTATGGACGGTGAATGCGGACGGCAGGCCGTGAACCCGGCCTGGAACACCGCGCAGTGGTCCTGGTTATACGATGTGGCCGGCAGCGCCACGATGGTCGGCTTAATCCGGTCGATGCTCACCTTGCTCTCGCGCTCGATGACCGCAATCAGGTCGCGCCGAGGCATGGCGTCCAGCCGCAGGTGCTTTTCGCTGTCGCTGAAAACAATATCATAATCATCCACCTTGAGGAACTTGGCGGTCTTGTCGAACTCGGCCCGGCGCACGTCCTTGCGGACTATGTCTTTCCGTCCGTCGTAATGCTTCAGGTCGCCTACGGACATGAGCATGACATAGACCTTGCCGCCCATATCCTTGATTTTAGCCATCGTGCCAGCGCAGCCGAAGGCCTCGTCGTCGGCGTGCGGAGAAATCACCAACAACGTCTGCTTGCCCAGGAACTCGTCGCTGGCCACGCAATGATTATTACGCTTATTCATAAAAAAACCTCTTAGTGGCACTTAACTATACCGGCACGTAGTGACGGTATGCTATTAGTGCCACTTAGATCCCGGCTATTTTGCCGGGACCCTCACATTATACCTGGTAGTATCTCAAACTGCCAGAGTAATAATAACACCCATTATTTATATCCTAATCCGCCATCAGCATAATGCAAGATTAATCTAATATCAATCAGACTAAAGACCATAGACTATAGATTATGAACTATAGTCTGTAGTCTATCGTCTACTCCGCCATCTTCAAGAACCCGGCCTCGTCGATGACCTTGACGCCCTGCTTGCGGGCCTGGTCCAGCTTCGAGCCGGGACTGTCTCCGGTGACCAGGTAATCTACCTTCTTGCTGATTGATTCGGACGTCCGGCCGCCCAGTTTGGCCACCAGCTCCTTGGCCTGGGGCCGCGAGTACTTGGACATCTCGCCGGTAAATACAAAGGTCAAACCCGATAACTTGCCAACGGATTTCTTGACCGGTTCATTTATCACTCCGCCCTCCTCAAGCCGCTTAATCAGGTTAAGGTTAGCCGGATTGAGGAAGAAATCACAAATGCTCTGTGCCACCACCGGCCCGACCTCGGGTATCTGCCGGAGCTCTTCCAATTCGGCGTCGCGCAGACGGTCCAACTCTTCGAAATGCTCGGCCAACAGCCGGGCCGTGGCCTCGCCCACGTGCCTGATGCCCAGCCCGTATATCAGCCGCGGCAAAGTCGTCCGGCGCGAACGGTCGATGGCCTCGATGATGTTCTGAGCCGACTTGTCGCCCATCCGCTCCATCTTCATTATGTCGGCCTTGGACAGAAAATACAGGTCCGCCGCGTTCTTGATGACGGCCTTGTCTATCATCTGGTTGATGAGCTTATCGCCCAGCCCTTCGATGTTCATGGCCTCGCGCTGGGCAAAATGCTCGATACTGCCCTTAACCTGGGCCGGGCAGGAAACGTTCGGACAACGCGGGATGACCTCATCGGTTTCAATCACCACGCCAGCGCCGCAGGCCGGACATTTGCCGGGCATAACGAACGGCTTCTCCTTGCCGGTCCGCTTGGACACGACGGCCTTGATGATTTTGGGAATGACATCGCCGGCCCGCTTGACCACCACCCAGTCGCCGATGCGCAGGTCCAGCCGCTTGATTTCGTCCGGATTATGCAGAGTAGCGTGCGACACCTCCACCCCGCCGATGTAAACCGGTTTGAGCTCGGCCACCGGGGTCAGCGCGCCGGTCCGGCCCACGCCCACCTGGATGTCCAACAGCTGGGTGGTCTCCTCGTGCGCCGGGAATTTATAGGCAATGGCCCAGCGCGGACTGCGCGCCCGGAAACCCAGCTCGTTCCGCAACCCGAAATCGTTGACCTTGATGACCACGCCGTCTATCTCGTATGGCAAAGACTGGCGCTGGGCCAGCATATCGCGGTAATATTCCTTTATTTGCGTCAGGTCGGCACAGTGCCGGCTGAGCTTGATGACCTTTAGACCCAGTTGGGATAACAGTTTCATAACCAACTCATGAGTCATTGGTGTTTTTAACCTCATGCCGTTAATCCAAGCTTCATCAATTTTACCAATCCCGTGAATCATTATGTCCAACGGCCTGGTTGCGGTAACCTTATGGTCAAGCTGGCGGAGCGAACCGGCCGCGGCGTTGCGCGGATTGGCAAACGGCTCCCGGCCGTCCTTGACCGTCTGGCGGTTGAGCTCGTTGAAACTGGCCAGCGGCAGGAACACCTCGCCCCGGACCTCCAGGTATTCCGGCGCCGAGCCGCTGATTAACTTCAAAGGAATGCTCTTGATGGTCTTGAGGTTCTGGCTGATGTCCTCGCCAATCTGGCCGTCGCCACGGGTCGAGCCGTTCTTGAACGCTCCCTTTTCATATACCAACTCCACCGCCGAGCCGTCTATCTTCGGCTCGCAGATGAAGTCCGGCTTCTTGCCGCGCAGGTCCTTGACCAGCCGCTCGTACCAGGCATCCATCTCCGGCTCATCCATGGCGTTTTCCAGGCTTATCATCGGCAGAGAGTGCGCGATGGTCTTGAATTCGGCGGCCGGTTTGGCGCCGACCCGCTGGCTGGGCGAATCGGGCGTGATTAATTCCGGATGCGCGGCCTCCAGCTCCGTCAGCTCCCGGAGCAGGCGGTCATACTGGGCGTCCGAAACCTCCGGCGCGTCCAGCACGTAATAGAGATGGTTATGGCGGTTGATTTCCCCGCGCAGTTCGGCCAGGCGTTTCTCTACTGAAGCTGATTTATCCGGCATAATTAAGATTTTTATACCTAATTAGGCGGATATGTCAAAAGAATCAATGGTTCGCTTGGCCTAAAATCAGCAAATACTCCCAATTTATTTGTTTTTCCCCAGCGGACAGCCATCACGGATGCCGCGGGGACTGTTCACGGCGTCCCCGGACAATCCCCGGAGTTACACCAGGACTCGTTCCCAACCGAACTATGAATCTTAGCCGACTGGACCTGGATTCTTAGCGGGCCCGGCGTGAACTCGGAACTGAGACGACTAAGAAGCCAATCCTTATCTACGAGGATTATCCCTGAAGGGGGAGGCTTCGCTCTTCACGGCGTTGGGCTAGGCTCTATCCGGTCCGGGGTAACGCCCGCCGGATTGGACGGACAGACGCCCCGCGGCCAAGGGTCACCCCCTATACCCCACCCCCCACTCCCTCCGGGGAGGACCCCCCTAGGGGTATATCCCCCCCGGGGTTTTTAGATATCCGGGATGGCAAATCCGGCCTTCCCGTACAGTAATACTCTTAATCTACACCGGTAAGAGTGTTAATCTACATCAGTAAGAGTATTAATTCACGCCTGTAAAAGTATTAGTCCGCACCAAGGAAAGTTAAAAAACGGTTTTTGTCTACTGGAGTGATGACAATTTTTGTCACTATGGGATGCTTCGGCGACCTATGGTCTATAGTCCGTGGTCTATTGTCTTTTATTTACCCTCCCCGATGTGTGTCGCATCTACAAGAATACTCAGGATAAATATTCCCGTTTACCCTGAATATTTCCGAAAGGAAGAGGCTCACTATAAACCCGTCGCATCTACACAAGAACACCACTATTTATCAAATTCATACATGTAATCGTATTCATGGCCGGTTGCCAGAATCGGACATTTAAGTTCTTTCATCAGGGGTACAGAGTTTTTTATCAGTTTCTGAAATTTTAATACTACAATCAGCGACACAACTTCTATAGTATCCTGGTATTTATCCTCCCTGAAAGCGCCGGAAGCATATACCTTCTGTAATTTCTCCATCCCTGTAAGTATCATCTGGTCAAAATCATCAGATTGCCAATCAGATATCCATTCATAGTCCTTATGCCCGCCGTATGATTCGTAGGCAAAGACATCAAAATACCAACACTTGGGGTTAATATCAAAGCCATTGGTTTCCGTGTAAACTGCGGATACTTTATATCTTTTCTTTTCTCTTTTTAGGAATTTGTCAAAGTGTCCGGCAATATCAGCAGGGTTATTGGTAAA
Above is a window of Candidatus Brocadiia bacterium DNA encoding:
- the ligA gene encoding NAD-dependent DNA ligase LigA; the encoded protein is MPDKSASVEKRLAELRGEINRHNHLYYVLDAPEVSDAQYDRLLRELTELEAAHPELITPDSPSQRVGAKPAAEFKTIAHSLPMISLENAMDEPEMDAWYERLVKDLRGKKPDFICEPKIDGSAVELVYEKGAFKNGSTRGDGQIGEDISQNLKTIKSIPLKLISGSAPEYLEVRGEVFLPLASFNELNRQTVKDGREPFANPRNAAAGSLRQLDHKVTATRPLDIMIHGIGKIDEAWINGMRLKTPMTHELVMKLLSQLGLKVIKLSRHCADLTQIKEYYRDMLAQRQSLPYEIDGVVIKVNDFGLRNELGFRARSPRWAIAYKFPAHEETTQLLDIQVGVGRTGALTPVAELKPVYIGGVEVSHATLHNPDEIKRLDLRIGDWVVVKRAGDVIPKIIKAVVSKRTGKEKPFVMPGKCPACGAGVVIETDEVIPRCPNVSCPAQVKGSIEHFAQREAMNIEGLGDKLINQMIDKAVIKNAADLYFLSKADIMKMERMGDKSAQNIIEAIDRSRRTTLPRLIYGLGIRHVGEATARLLAEHFEELDRLRDAELEELRQIPEVGPVVAQSICDFFLNPANLNLIKRLEEGGVINEPVKKSVGKLSGLTFVFTGEMSKYSRPQAKELVAKLGGRTSESISKKVDYLVTGDSPGSKLDQARKQGVKVIDEAGFLKMAE
- a CDS encoding PIG-L deacetylase family protein — protein: MNKRNNHCVASDEFLGKQTLLVISPHADDEAFGCAGTMAKIKDMGGKVYVMLMSVGDLKHYDGRKDIVRKDVRRAEFDKTAKFLKVDDYDIVFSDSEKHLRLDAMPRRDLIAVIERESKVSIDRIKPTIVALPATSYNQDHCAVFQAGFTACRPHSPSIKYFPPIVLSYDNPTLFWNVEYEKFHPNFYIDISDYMDQKLRALSHHKSQLKDHLHHCSMETLETLVRLRGKEISVEAAEAFMCYRFVW